One Ostrea edulis chromosome 2, xbOstEdul1.1, whole genome shotgun sequence genomic region harbors:
- the LOC125678501 gene encoding chitin synthase chs-2-like isoform X1, whose product MSNNGNSMNGETPQALPRQEGQSSSNGDKSHSKPEEEKIIYGKIRRNTGNSSNGDKSPPKPEEEQEENIVYGKIRPDNENSSNGDKSTSKPEEKEEEKIIYGKMKPDNANSSNGDKAPSKVEEEQEEKIVNGKIKTDNEKYVYARSSNEDKFTSKPEKKEEEKTIYGKIRPDNAKYEEWDCAIESPPISSDESNECWNILSKICVALLCGALFLVVLVSTGLTRIIIHLMIWKLNPPQINNRSPLNRLGGLLQQEHCSNLEYLPPAWRYPYNNFCTLLEDTPSVNVRWIWGLVIAIVVPDIYTFVHSLWRVCFKETERFDCGMFILSFFVELFHTTGLCLLVFLVLPTFDPISASVFANLVISVPVILSVVCKFKFSPIISFKGITRGGKVANGPTKTNMSTGEENKTEGNKVIDTAYKITQIIGLLFLIFSFSFACVYIYEKSDDEKILTVILFVLSLVFVSFTFWENFLPLNSETEPSGHGEGSINSANDSCTTRLKHLLANYIHSKREKVSLILSIIKVAQTIGFPYAIFAARADSDSSALDVVKAISFLGSANVSTLTGEINLQSGSYSSYGCTGNDLYLLFVTCNFLGFISFKSARFACRVYRQRLCFALPLMLSMLGTPFFLIPVLKYPLDWTAQDCNIVQPLWKLEGTSTDEIWLLIASGCTGFVSCCLLTLYIWTNNGSKLVKCDRLFRKPPYSGLFLELSLLLTRCKNTSEQTAEEIKEEAVQSTTLVDDESCYYYPFVYFCATMWHETETEMTQLLKSIFKVDYDQFLQKKHQEKIQKKKKGYINEDIYEFEVHIFFDDAFKPRKGKKGKFRNGRDVNEYVNTLEMVVPDTAKSVYGGYELDKVKRYETPYGCRFEWELLTSQKLVVHLKDKTKIRHRKRWSQVMYMYYLLSFKMNELKGKMINNESLTKHMKRFAENTFVLALDGDVDFNPEAVARLIDRMKKDPLVGAACGRIHPIGSGPMVWYQKFEYALSHWLQKAAEHIFGCVLCSPGCFSLFRGSALLADNVMKTYTRMPTEAVHHVQYDQGEDRWLCTLLLKQKYRVEYCAASDAMTFAPEGFYEFYNQRRRWAPSTMANILDLLLDGNNVRRVNQNISRPYIFYHICLFISSILTPGTIFLLILGAITTAFPEIEPWLALLLNGLPVTIFIISIYAAKEETQLLFAAIFSTLYSLVMIVVLIGLLKEGIESQFCSVTTVFFCFVAGVFVIAAFLHPKEFNCILHGFLYFLAVPSMSMLLVFYSVGNMHNVNWGTRESKTANNDESTSRKVQKRFEGQSCSLGDWCRCILCVNENEDSDPANSAGERNIGQDNQGGNVDNKDEEHESKPKAAQGQEKESETEKSVIAKTDPKVTERKGQIGTQKRGIFKECEPISKEEEEFWKSLIKKYLKPIEMNDESKTKMHKELIDLRNKVFFFYFITNAIFVTIVYVLTQVNAYQKSLQIPLPCSVGEIQGKIEPISIAFTLVFGILLIIQFFGMLMHRVSTISHIIATTKLIGRKLDTTKIPLTKFEKPTALQEKEDEKPNRAARRGWKVVQAGVGLRSLSGEYKRKLQTITNLKDSIKELPTITEDNEENSELNKTLRLYPDTAITTMSIRDIQRSPTVNTDPCSSNG is encoded by the exons ATGAGCAACAATGGAAACTCAATGAATGGGGAAACACCACAAGCTCTCCCCCGACAAGAAGGCCAAAG TTCTAGCAATGGTGACAAGTCTCATTCAAAACCCGAAGaggaaaaaattatttatggaAAGATCAGACGAAACACTGGAAA CTCTAGCAATGGTGACAAGTCTCCTCCAAAACCCGAAGAGGAACAAGAGGAAAATATTGTTTATGGAAAGATAAGACCTGACAATGAAAA CTCTAGCAATGGTGACAAGTCTACATCAAAACCCGAAGAGAAAGAAGAGGAAAAGATAATTTATGGAAAGATGAAACCTGATAATGCAAA CTCTAGCAATGGTGATAAGGCTCCTTCAAAAGTCGAAGAGGAACAAGAGGAAAAGATTGTTAATGGAAAGATAAAAACTGACAATGAAAAGTATGTATATGCAAG GTCTAGTAATGAAGACAAGTTTACATCAAAACCCGAAAAGAAAGAAGAGGAAAAAACTATTTATGGAAAGATAAGACCTGACAATGCAAA GTATGAGGAATGGGACTGTGCTATTGAAAGTCCACCAATCAGCTCCGATGAGTCTAATGAATGTTGGAACATTCTGTCAAAAATATGTGTTGCTCTGTTATGTGGGGCATTGTTCCTTGTAGTTTTGGTATCCACAGGGTTAACAAGAATTATCATCCACTTAATGATTTGGAAGTTGAACCCACCACAAATCAACAACAGGTCACCATTAAATAGGCTAGGCGGTCTACTTCAACAAGAACATTGCTCCAATTTGGAATATTTACCTCCAGCTTGGAGGTATCCTTATAACAATTTCTGTACGTTATTGGAAGACACACCATCAGTTAACGTGAGGTGGATTTGGGGACTTGTTATTGCTATCGTGGTTCCAGACATCTACACATTTGTTCATTCACTGTGGAGAGTCTGTTTCAAGGAAACTGAACGATTTGACTGCGGAATGTTCATACTG AGTTTCTTTGTAGAGTTATTTCACACAACAGGCCTTTGTCTTTTGGTGTTTTTAGTGCTACCTACATTTGACCCTATTTCTGCCTCAGTTTTTGCAAACCTCGTCATCTCCGTTCCAGTAATACTGAGTGTGGTctgcaaattcaaattcagtccAATTATATCGTTTAAAGGCATTACGCGAGGAGGAAAAGTCGCCAATGGACCTACAAAAACAAATATGTCTACAGGGGAAGAAAATAAAACCGAAGGAAACAAAGTAATTGACACAGCTtataaaataacgcaaattaTTGGTCTTCTTTTTCTGATTTTCTCCTTTAGTTTTGCATGTGTGTATATCTATGAAAAGTCAGATGATGAAAAAATCCTTACTGTTATTCTGTTTGTATTATCTTTGGTATTCGTTTCATTCACTTTTTGGGAAAATTTTTTACCACTAAATTCTGAAACAGAACCATCAGGGCATGGAGAAGGATCGATTAACAGTGCCAATGACTCATGTACAACGAGACTTAAACATTTACTTGCAAACTACATCCATTCTAAACGAGAAAAAGTTTCACTTATACTCTCAATAATCAAAGTGGCGCAAACTATAGGATTCCCATATGCAATTTTTGCAGCAAGGGCAGACAGTGACTCAAGTGCACTAGATGTCGTGAAAGCCATTTCCTTTCTCGGATCTGCAAACGTCTCGACTTTGACAGGCGAGATAAATCTACAATCCGGGTCTTATAGTTCCTATGGGTGTACAGGAAATGATTTGTATCTGCTTTTTGTTACCTGCAATTTTCTTGGTTTTATAAGCTTCAAAAGTGCACGATTTGCATGTAGAGTTTATCGACAACGTTTATGCTTTGCTTTACCGCTTATGCTGAGTATGTTGGGCACACCTTTTTTTCTCATACCCGTATTGAAATATCCTCTGGACTGGACGGCACAAGACTGCAATATAGTCCAACCCTTGTGGAAGTTAGAAGGAACGTCCACAGATGAAATATGGCTGCTGATTGCTTCAGGATGCACTGGATTTGTTTCATGCTGtctactgactttgtacatctGGACAAACAATGGATCCAAATTAGTTAAATGCGACAG ATTGTTTAGGAAACCCCCGTACAGTGGCCTATTTCTGGAGTTGTCATTGCTTCTAACAAGATGTAAAAATACGTCAGAACAAACAGCAGAGGAAATTAAGGAG GAAGCAGTACAATCGACAACTTTAGTAGATGATGAATCGTGCTACTACTACCCATTTGTTTATTTCTGTGCAACCATGTGGCATGAAACTGAGACTGAAATGACGCAATTGTTGAAATCAATTTTCAA GGTTGACTATGATCAGTTTTTACAAAAGAAACACCAGGAAAAAATccagaagaaaaagaaaggatACATTAACGAGGACATTTATGAGTTTGAGG TTCATATCTTCTTTGACGACGCTTTTAAACCCCGCAAAGGGAAAAAAGGTAAATTTAGAAATGGCAGAGATGTGAATGAATATGTGAACACACTGGAGATGGTGGTTCCAGACACAGCAAA GTCAGTCTATGGTGGTTACGAATTGGATAAAGTAAAGCGTTATGAGACGCCTTATGGCTGCAGATTTGAGTGGGAGCTTTTGACCTCTCAGAAATTAGTGGTCCATCTCaaagacaaaacaaaaattaggCATCGCAAGCGATGGAGTCAG GTAATGTATATGTACTATTTATTATCGTTCAAAATGAACGAGCTCAAAGGGAAGATGATCAATAATGAGAGCTTGACGAAACATATGAAACGGTTCGCTGAAAATACCTTTGTACTGGCGTTAGACGGTGACGTCGATTTCAATCCTGAGGCCGTTGCCCGTTTGATTGATCGGATGAAAAAAGATCCTTTGGTTGGTGCTGCTTGTGGTCGCATACATCCCATAGGTTCCG GTCCAATGGTTTGGTATCAAAAGTTTGAATATGCTCTAAGTCACTGGCTTCAGAAGGCTGCAGAACATATTTTTGGGTGTGTGTTATGTTCGCCTGGGTGTTTCAGTTTATTTCGTGGTTCAGCATTACTAGCGGACAACGTTATGAAAACGTACACGAGGATGCCGACAGAGGCAGTACATCATGTGCAGTACGACCAAG GCGAAGACCGATGGCTATGTACGTTGTTATTGAAACAGAAATACAGAGTAGAATATTGCGCAGCTTCCGATGCAATGACATTTGCTCCTGAAGGGTTTTACGAGTTCTATAATCAGAGACGACGATGGGCTCCATCAACAATGGCAAATATTCTAGATTTATTATTGGATGGAAACAATGTCAGAAGAgtcaatcaaaatatttcaagaccCTATATTTTTTACCACATATGTCTGTTTATTTCTTCAATACTGACTCCTGGCACAATATTTCTGTTGATTCTGGGAGCAATCACAACCGCTTTCCCAGAAATAGAACCATGGCTTGCTTTACTACTAAACGGACTGCCGGTCACTATTTTCATTATATCGATTTACGCTGCCAAAGAAGAAACACAG cttTTGTTTGCGGCAATTTTTTCTACACTATACAGCTTGGTCATGATAGTTGTTCTGATAGGATTGCTGAAAGAAGGCATCGAGTCTCAATTTTGTTCTGTAACGACAGTCTTCTTTTGTTTCGTGGCTGGTGTATTTGTAATTGCAGCGTTTTTACACCCAAAG GAATTCAACTGTATTTTGCATggatttctttattttcttgCTGTCCCATCGATGTCTATGTTGCTGGTCTTCTACTCTGTCGGTAATATGCACAACGTTAATTGGGGAACTCGTGAAAGCAAAACAGCAAACAATGATGAATCCACTTCTCGTAAGGTGCAGAAAAGATTTGAAGGACAATCGTGCTCTCTGGGAGACTGGTGCAg ATGCATTTTATGTGTTAATGAAAACGAGGATAGCGACCCTGCTAATTCAGCAGGAGAAAGGAACATAGGACAAGACAATCAGGGGGGAAATGTTGATAATAAAGATGAAGAACATGAGAGCAAACCCAAAGCTGCACAGGGTCAGGAGAAGGAAAGTGAAACAGAAAAATCAGTTATAGCAAAGACCGACCCCAAAGTAACGGAAAGGAAAG GACAAATAGGCACGCAGAAGCGTGGTATATTTAAAGAATGCGAACCAATTTCAAAGGAAGAAGAGGAATTTTggaaaagtttgataaaaaaatacCTAAAACCTATTGAAATGAATGACGaaagtaaaacaaaaatgcACAAAGAGTTGATTGATCTGAGAAACAAAGTGTTTTTCTTCTACTTTATCACTAATGCAATCTTTGTAACGATCGTCTACGTCCTTACACAAGTGAATGCTTATCAGAAATCTCTTCAAATACCTTTACCGTGCAGTGTCGGAGAAATTCAAGGTAAAATCGAACCAATTTCAATCGCATTTACTCTGGTCTTTGGAATTCTTCTTATCATCCAATTTTTTGGAATGCTTATGCATCGTGTATCTACAATTTCGCATATAATAGCTACGACTAAACTCATCGGAAGAAAATTGGATACAACGAAAATTCCATTGACAAAATTCGAGAAGCCAACAGCACTCCAAGAAAAAGAAGACGAAAAACCCAATAGAGCTGCCAGACGGGGATGGAAAGTCGTTCAGGCTGGAGTTGGGCTTCGAAGTCTCTCTGGGGAATATAAACGGAAACTGCAAACGATTACAAACCTCAAAGACTCCATCAAGGAGTTACCAACTATTACGGAGGACAATGAAGAGAATTCAGAGTTAAACAAGACTCTACGTTTGTATCCTGATACGGCTATTACTACAATGAGTATTAGAGACATACAGAGGTCTCCAACAGTTAACACAGATCCATGTTCCTCAAATGGATAG
- the LOC125678501 gene encoding chitin synthase chs-2-like isoform X3, whose amino-acid sequence MSNNGNSMNGETPQALPRQEGQSSSNGDKSHSKPEEEKIIYGKIRRNTGNSSNGDKSPPKPEEEQEENIVYGKIRPDNEKYEEWDCAIESPPISSDESNECWNILSKICVALLCGALFLVVLVSTGLTRIIIHLMIWKLNPPQINNRSPLNRLGGLLQQEHCSNLEYLPPAWRYPYNNFCTLLEDTPSVNVRWIWGLVIAIVVPDIYTFVHSLWRVCFKETERFDCGMFILSFFVELFHTTGLCLLVFLVLPTFDPISASVFANLVISVPVILSVVCKFKFSPIISFKGITRGGKVANGPTKTNMSTGEENKTEGNKVIDTAYKITQIIGLLFLIFSFSFACVYIYEKSDDEKILTVILFVLSLVFVSFTFWENFLPLNSETEPSGHGEGSINSANDSCTTRLKHLLANYIHSKREKVSLILSIIKVAQTIGFPYAIFAARADSDSSALDVVKAISFLGSANVSTLTGEINLQSGSYSSYGCTGNDLYLLFVTCNFLGFISFKSARFACRVYRQRLCFALPLMLSMLGTPFFLIPVLKYPLDWTAQDCNIVQPLWKLEGTSTDEIWLLIASGCTGFVSCCLLTLYIWTNNGSKLVKCDRLFRKPPYSGLFLELSLLLTRCKNTSEQTAEEIKEEAVQSTTLVDDESCYYYPFVYFCATMWHETETEMTQLLKSIFKVDYDQFLQKKHQEKIQKKKKGYINEDIYEFEVHIFFDDAFKPRKGKKGKFRNGRDVNEYVNTLEMVVPDTAKSVYGGYELDKVKRYETPYGCRFEWELLTSQKLVVHLKDKTKIRHRKRWSQVMYMYYLLSFKMNELKGKMINNESLTKHMKRFAENTFVLALDGDVDFNPEAVARLIDRMKKDPLVGAACGRIHPIGSGPMVWYQKFEYALSHWLQKAAEHIFGCVLCSPGCFSLFRGSALLADNVMKTYTRMPTEAVHHVQYDQGEDRWLCTLLLKQKYRVEYCAASDAMTFAPEGFYEFYNQRRRWAPSTMANILDLLLDGNNVRRVNQNISRPYIFYHICLFISSILTPGTIFLLILGAITTAFPEIEPWLALLLNGLPVTIFIISIYAAKEETQLLFAAIFSTLYSLVMIVVLIGLLKEGIESQFCSVTTVFFCFVAGVFVIAAFLHPKEFNCILHGFLYFLAVPSMSMLLVFYSVGNMHNVNWGTRESKTANNDESTSRKVQKRFEGQSCSLGDWCRCILCVNENEDSDPANSAGERNIGQDNQGGNVDNKDEEHESKPKAAQGQEKESETEKSVIAKTDPKVTERKGQIGTQKRGIFKECEPISKEEEEFWKSLIKKYLKPIEMNDESKTKMHKELIDLRNKVFFFYFITNAIFVTIVYVLTQVNAYQKSLQIPLPCSVGEIQGKIEPISIAFTLVFGILLIIQFFGMLMHRVSTISHIIATTKLIGRKLDTTKIPLTKFEKPTALQEKEDEKPNRAARRGWKVVQAGVGLRSLSGEYKRKLQTITNLKDSIKELPTITEDNEENSELNKTLRLYPDTAITTMSIRDIQRSPTVNTDPCSSNG is encoded by the exons ATGAGCAACAATGGAAACTCAATGAATGGGGAAACACCACAAGCTCTCCCCCGACAAGAAGGCCAAAG TTCTAGCAATGGTGACAAGTCTCATTCAAAACCCGAAGaggaaaaaattatttatggaAAGATCAGACGAAACACTGGAAA CTCTAGCAATGGTGACAAGTCTCCTCCAAAACCCGAAGAGGAACAAGAGGAAAATATTGTTTATGGAAAGATAAGACCTGACAATGAAAA GTATGAGGAATGGGACTGTGCTATTGAAAGTCCACCAATCAGCTCCGATGAGTCTAATGAATGTTGGAACATTCTGTCAAAAATATGTGTTGCTCTGTTATGTGGGGCATTGTTCCTTGTAGTTTTGGTATCCACAGGGTTAACAAGAATTATCATCCACTTAATGATTTGGAAGTTGAACCCACCACAAATCAACAACAGGTCACCATTAAATAGGCTAGGCGGTCTACTTCAACAAGAACATTGCTCCAATTTGGAATATTTACCTCCAGCTTGGAGGTATCCTTATAACAATTTCTGTACGTTATTGGAAGACACACCATCAGTTAACGTGAGGTGGATTTGGGGACTTGTTATTGCTATCGTGGTTCCAGACATCTACACATTTGTTCATTCACTGTGGAGAGTCTGTTTCAAGGAAACTGAACGATTTGACTGCGGAATGTTCATACTG AGTTTCTTTGTAGAGTTATTTCACACAACAGGCCTTTGTCTTTTGGTGTTTTTAGTGCTACCTACATTTGACCCTATTTCTGCCTCAGTTTTTGCAAACCTCGTCATCTCCGTTCCAGTAATACTGAGTGTGGTctgcaaattcaaattcagtccAATTATATCGTTTAAAGGCATTACGCGAGGAGGAAAAGTCGCCAATGGACCTACAAAAACAAATATGTCTACAGGGGAAGAAAATAAAACCGAAGGAAACAAAGTAATTGACACAGCTtataaaataacgcaaattaTTGGTCTTCTTTTTCTGATTTTCTCCTTTAGTTTTGCATGTGTGTATATCTATGAAAAGTCAGATGATGAAAAAATCCTTACTGTTATTCTGTTTGTATTATCTTTGGTATTCGTTTCATTCACTTTTTGGGAAAATTTTTTACCACTAAATTCTGAAACAGAACCATCAGGGCATGGAGAAGGATCGATTAACAGTGCCAATGACTCATGTACAACGAGACTTAAACATTTACTTGCAAACTACATCCATTCTAAACGAGAAAAAGTTTCACTTATACTCTCAATAATCAAAGTGGCGCAAACTATAGGATTCCCATATGCAATTTTTGCAGCAAGGGCAGACAGTGACTCAAGTGCACTAGATGTCGTGAAAGCCATTTCCTTTCTCGGATCTGCAAACGTCTCGACTTTGACAGGCGAGATAAATCTACAATCCGGGTCTTATAGTTCCTATGGGTGTACAGGAAATGATTTGTATCTGCTTTTTGTTACCTGCAATTTTCTTGGTTTTATAAGCTTCAAAAGTGCACGATTTGCATGTAGAGTTTATCGACAACGTTTATGCTTTGCTTTACCGCTTATGCTGAGTATGTTGGGCACACCTTTTTTTCTCATACCCGTATTGAAATATCCTCTGGACTGGACGGCACAAGACTGCAATATAGTCCAACCCTTGTGGAAGTTAGAAGGAACGTCCACAGATGAAATATGGCTGCTGATTGCTTCAGGATGCACTGGATTTGTTTCATGCTGtctactgactttgtacatctGGACAAACAATGGATCCAAATTAGTTAAATGCGACAG ATTGTTTAGGAAACCCCCGTACAGTGGCCTATTTCTGGAGTTGTCATTGCTTCTAACAAGATGTAAAAATACGTCAGAACAAACAGCAGAGGAAATTAAGGAG GAAGCAGTACAATCGACAACTTTAGTAGATGATGAATCGTGCTACTACTACCCATTTGTTTATTTCTGTGCAACCATGTGGCATGAAACTGAGACTGAAATGACGCAATTGTTGAAATCAATTTTCAA GGTTGACTATGATCAGTTTTTACAAAAGAAACACCAGGAAAAAATccagaagaaaaagaaaggatACATTAACGAGGACATTTATGAGTTTGAGG TTCATATCTTCTTTGACGACGCTTTTAAACCCCGCAAAGGGAAAAAAGGTAAATTTAGAAATGGCAGAGATGTGAATGAATATGTGAACACACTGGAGATGGTGGTTCCAGACACAGCAAA GTCAGTCTATGGTGGTTACGAATTGGATAAAGTAAAGCGTTATGAGACGCCTTATGGCTGCAGATTTGAGTGGGAGCTTTTGACCTCTCAGAAATTAGTGGTCCATCTCaaagacaaaacaaaaattaggCATCGCAAGCGATGGAGTCAG GTAATGTATATGTACTATTTATTATCGTTCAAAATGAACGAGCTCAAAGGGAAGATGATCAATAATGAGAGCTTGACGAAACATATGAAACGGTTCGCTGAAAATACCTTTGTACTGGCGTTAGACGGTGACGTCGATTTCAATCCTGAGGCCGTTGCCCGTTTGATTGATCGGATGAAAAAAGATCCTTTGGTTGGTGCTGCTTGTGGTCGCATACATCCCATAGGTTCCG GTCCAATGGTTTGGTATCAAAAGTTTGAATATGCTCTAAGTCACTGGCTTCAGAAGGCTGCAGAACATATTTTTGGGTGTGTGTTATGTTCGCCTGGGTGTTTCAGTTTATTTCGTGGTTCAGCATTACTAGCGGACAACGTTATGAAAACGTACACGAGGATGCCGACAGAGGCAGTACATCATGTGCAGTACGACCAAG GCGAAGACCGATGGCTATGTACGTTGTTATTGAAACAGAAATACAGAGTAGAATATTGCGCAGCTTCCGATGCAATGACATTTGCTCCTGAAGGGTTTTACGAGTTCTATAATCAGAGACGACGATGGGCTCCATCAACAATGGCAAATATTCTAGATTTATTATTGGATGGAAACAATGTCAGAAGAgtcaatcaaaatatttcaagaccCTATATTTTTTACCACATATGTCTGTTTATTTCTTCAATACTGACTCCTGGCACAATATTTCTGTTGATTCTGGGAGCAATCACAACCGCTTTCCCAGAAATAGAACCATGGCTTGCTTTACTACTAAACGGACTGCCGGTCACTATTTTCATTATATCGATTTACGCTGCCAAAGAAGAAACACAG cttTTGTTTGCGGCAATTTTTTCTACACTATACAGCTTGGTCATGATAGTTGTTCTGATAGGATTGCTGAAAGAAGGCATCGAGTCTCAATTTTGTTCTGTAACGACAGTCTTCTTTTGTTTCGTGGCTGGTGTATTTGTAATTGCAGCGTTTTTACACCCAAAG GAATTCAACTGTATTTTGCATggatttctttattttcttgCTGTCCCATCGATGTCTATGTTGCTGGTCTTCTACTCTGTCGGTAATATGCACAACGTTAATTGGGGAACTCGTGAAAGCAAAACAGCAAACAATGATGAATCCACTTCTCGTAAGGTGCAGAAAAGATTTGAAGGACAATCGTGCTCTCTGGGAGACTGGTGCAg ATGCATTTTATGTGTTAATGAAAACGAGGATAGCGACCCTGCTAATTCAGCAGGAGAAAGGAACATAGGACAAGACAATCAGGGGGGAAATGTTGATAATAAAGATGAAGAACATGAGAGCAAACCCAAAGCTGCACAGGGTCAGGAGAAGGAAAGTGAAACAGAAAAATCAGTTATAGCAAAGACCGACCCCAAAGTAACGGAAAGGAAAG GACAAATAGGCACGCAGAAGCGTGGTATATTTAAAGAATGCGAACCAATTTCAAAGGAAGAAGAGGAATTTTggaaaagtttgataaaaaaatacCTAAAACCTATTGAAATGAATGACGaaagtaaaacaaaaatgcACAAAGAGTTGATTGATCTGAGAAACAAAGTGTTTTTCTTCTACTTTATCACTAATGCAATCTTTGTAACGATCGTCTACGTCCTTACACAAGTGAATGCTTATCAGAAATCTCTTCAAATACCTTTACCGTGCAGTGTCGGAGAAATTCAAGGTAAAATCGAACCAATTTCAATCGCATTTACTCTGGTCTTTGGAATTCTTCTTATCATCCAATTTTTTGGAATGCTTATGCATCGTGTATCTACAATTTCGCATATAATAGCTACGACTAAACTCATCGGAAGAAAATTGGATACAACGAAAATTCCATTGACAAAATTCGAGAAGCCAACAGCACTCCAAGAAAAAGAAGACGAAAAACCCAATAGAGCTGCCAGACGGGGATGGAAAGTCGTTCAGGCTGGAGTTGGGCTTCGAAGTCTCTCTGGGGAATATAAACGGAAACTGCAAACGATTACAAACCTCAAAGACTCCATCAAGGAGTTACCAACTATTACGGAGGACAATGAAGAGAATTCAGAGTTAAACAAGACTCTACGTTTGTATCCTGATACGGCTATTACTACAATGAGTATTAGAGACATACAGAGGTCTCCAACAGTTAACACAGATCCATGTTCCTCAAATGGATAG